A single window of Callithrix jacchus isolate 240 chromosome 6, calJac240_pri, whole genome shotgun sequence DNA harbors:
- the LOC103793610 gene encoding uncharacterized protein LOC103793610: MSSPRHGLGVATAPRGAASAWPTRPPARSSASPAVLDVLDEHDDAVVEALQLLLVSADDLVLVGVRRRPGSVPAVRTPAAGDRPGGGRATRLRSRRWRRPHCSGTATASGSHPRGRPRRREQTGGSRPRTP; encoded by the coding sequence ATGAGCTCGCCGAGGCACGGGCTAGGCGTGGCGACGGCTCCGCGCGGCGCTGCCTCAGCGTGGCCCACTCGGCCTCCAGCGCGCAGTTCTGCGTCTCCAGCTGTTCTCGATGTTCTTGATGAACACGACGACGCGGTCGTTGAGGCCCTGCAGCTGCTCCTCGTTAGTGCGGATGATCTTGTACTCGTTGGTGTGCGCCGTCGCCCTGGCTCAGTGCCAGCCGTTAGGACGCCGGCGGCAGGGGATAGGCCAGGCGGAGGCCGAGCCACGAGGCTGAGGAGCAGGCGGTGGAGGAGGCCACATTGTAGCGGGACAGCAACTGCGAGTGGAAGCCACCCGCGCGGCCGGCCCCGGAGACGCGAGCAGACAGGCGGGAGTCGTCCCCGAACACCTTGA